A stretch of DNA from Sylvia atricapilla isolate bSylAtr1 chromosome 3, bSylAtr1.pri, whole genome shotgun sequence:
CTATCCAAGCACATTCTATGAATTCAAGGCAAattgtatttctaaaatatgtAACAGGTTATGCAAAACATTCAGTATAAAGTTCtaatttgaaattataaaatgaTGGCCGTTGGAACttctttcaggttttctgtTACTAATTAgtcattatttttcacttcaagAAACACCATTTCATATGCCTTATTTCATGTATCTCATGGCAGAAGTCAAATTTGAGGACATGGAAGAAGTAATACTGAGGTGTCAGAAATACGTGATACAGATAGTTGTTCTTTTCTGTGTGggcctgagagattttagcctcctagcagctgctaactttttcccaaggaagaatttctcaagaaagtttcttctcaaaacagtctttgcaaacaactctcctttctcaaaacaatctttctccaggtggtgttttgctgtttctctagtttaaccaatgggattagagaggtgtcgttcctattcaccaaccatgtTAAGTCTATAttggaacaccttataaaaggtagtaagaatttaGACAATAAAgctttttctatgctctttgccttctgaaatatttggagtaattcatctttctttcatgtcctacagCAACATTTGTGTAAGTTGAATAATGAACAACAGTAAATTATGACTTCACATCCATTTAGAGGCATCTTATTCTGTGAAACTGGTCCTGAAGTACACTTTTGAACTGTGACTTAGAATTCTTCTCAGGTGCCAAAACTTTTCCTGCATTAGATGTGCAGATACTCTTAGTGTGAGCTGTTGGTTACTTAAAAACCTCAACATGTTGAAGATGTCATAAGCattaaaacctggaaaaaaggCTACTTTTGCAATCAGTAGTCACACAAAAGGTTATATCTGCTGCTTTTACGATAGTTTTGCTCCCAAAAGAATAtgctagaaaatatttctatatctCAGTGGTTCACTGTAATGAATGATTTTAAATCAGTTacagggggagagggaaggtgaaaaacacagtattttatttaatcttatGCAATACAATTTCTCAGAATTCTTCTATGTTTTacaatactttttaaaataattagaaaaattcCAAACAACCTCTTGCTCGTTATTCATTCATCACAGATCtttacagtaatatttttatttcaggccATACAAAATCCCAATGATATCCAGCTGCAAGAAAAAGCATGGAATTCAGTCTGTCCCCTGGTTGTAAGGCTAAAGCGCTTTTATGAGTTTTCACTCAGATTAGGTGAGCCCTGTTTTAGTATATCTGTTTAAtaggttttttaatatataatggAAGAGGAAGTTTTGTCTTTCAACAAACTTATAAAGAGTTTTAGAGttaatattatttctgtttgatATCAACAGACATTTAacagatattttaataaatgcaatTGTATTTATCAAGGCATCTCTTTAATCTTGATTTCATAGTTTGTTAGTTTGTTTATATTACCTAAATAGCATACAAGCAGAAAACATTATAAAACTAcaatctttttctctgtttcctgtCATATTTCTGCACTTCAGTGATCCATGTTGGactaaagcaattttttttttttttgtaatttggaTCCTTTGGAGTTTTAAAAGGAATATAAGCCAGTAATATTTtgagactttttaaaagcagagataaTGGGGAAAGTATATGAATTAACTCTCTCACATGGTGAAAATCCAAAGTTGGATGTGTTGTACACTGACTTTGTCATctcaacaaacacaaaaagtgaagcaattacttttttaattaGGACTCTTGAATATATGTATGAAGTGAGAGGGCTCCTAGTGCAAGGGTATTCTTCAACATCCTCTAACTATGTCTTTCACATTTTGAGTTCTACTAGTAATTACAGGCATAGAAGCTGATTTACATTGCTATCTCTGTTACTAGAAGTGCCTAAGAGAACACTTTTAGTAGCAGAGATGCCAGAATAATCTCTATACTGAGATGATGGCTAATTGAGGAAGGTGAAAGTGTTGAATATCTGAATACAAGAAAAGTGCTTCCTCTAGAATTTTTGATAGGGATCCCAGATAAAGGGtgacaaaaatggaaaagaattcAATGATacaaaatggagagaaaatggCAGAGCCTGAAGAGGCAGGTGTCTTTAATTAATGTTTCTCACTTCAGAATAATATGAAAAAACACTTCTGTTAGGGCTTGGCATGTTTGGAGGGTTTCCTCCCTTTGAATGCAGTATGTTTTAGATATGTAGTTAAAACTTTGTATGGACTGACTACAATTTGtgcttctgtgttttattcAGAGAAAGCCCTGCAGAGTTTACTGGAATCCTTGACATGCCCTCCCTACACTCCAACTCAGCACCTGGAACGGGAACAGGCTCTAGCAAAAGAGTTTGcagaaattttacattttactcTTCGTTTTGATGAACTTAAGGTTAATAAAGTCTTTCAATAcatgtttattttccatgtattttgAACCAAAACtgattcttttctgtttgtcttcCTGGAAGATGAGAAACCCAGCAATTCAAAATGACTTCAGTTACTACAGGCGGACAATAAGTCGCAACAGAATAAACAACATGCATGTAAGTAAATAAACTGATGTGCTGAACTCAGTGAGGAATTTATTTATCAGGATGCATTTATGCCATTTGTGGCAAAGTTTGTTGCTTTTGATTCAGTAGCTGTCATGTTTCTCCTTCACAACAAGAGTTAATCAGCAGTCTGGATGAAGTGATCAGAGAGGATTATTCAAGCAACAATCTGCTTGCTGACATGAACATGTACTGCATCTTACTCTTGCTGCTGGCAAGATTTTAAAGAGTTTTACTGActattttttctcctattttcaTCAGCTAGACATTGAGAATGAAGTGAACAATGAAATGGCCAATAGGATGTCCCTATTCTATGCAGAGGCCACACCAATGCTGAAAACCCTCAGTAACGCAACGACACATTTTGTATCAGAAGTATGTAAAGGGGGAGAAAGGTCTAACACAGACATTCTTGATTTTAGTTTTACAAGATACTTTATTGAGCATTGCCTTTTTCTTACCATTACAGAACAAAACATTACCAATTGAAAATACAACAGACTGTCTAAGTACTATGGCCAGTGTATGTAAAGTCATGTTGGAAACACCGTAAGTTTTATCTTAAATCTTGTGGAGCTTGTATGACAGAACTTATATTTTAATTAGCCATctgtaatgctttttttccaagtgaattCCTGTATGTTTGCCTTAAGTTGTAATCCTTTTGTATACAAAGCACAGCCTGGTATTAAAAAGCCTTGCCTCCTGTTCTAACCACCTTATGACATCTTTCATGAATCAGTGTTGATTTCTGTTGGGGAGAGCTTACATGGCTAGTCTGCATTTCAACAAAAGGTTCAAATAGAAGTGTAATAATCTTATGCATTCACAGGCTTCTGTGTCCGTGTCTTGTCTAACCAGAGGCAAAGGCTGactgctgcctcctgcttgCCCGTGCTGCTTGATTATTAGCACACAGAGGGCAAGATTTTGGCTCTTCTAAGCAGTGCTTTAGGAAATACACAAGGGCTATTTAAGGATCATTTAAGTAGATCTTTTTTTGGATGCAGCCATCTTATTCTAGATATGAAAAATTCAGCAGTATAAATTTTCATACATACAAATGTAGTGAGCTGTATGATTGTGATTGTATATGTTAGTGTAGATAATAATAGCCAATGAGgttctttattattattttggtatGCATTTACTGGAGTATATTTTAAGTTAGATATCTCTTTGACTGGAAAACACATACAAGATAGAGTCAAGGCAGTCTTTCTGCCTATGAGTCATTTGTTCATGGAGCCATGTAAAGGATAGAATTCCTGAGTTTTGAGTTTGTTCATGAAAATTCTGGAGAACTGTCTGGAGGGGTGGGACTCATCTCACAATCCTGAGACATCATAGAAGTAGTATTGAAAAGTTTCTTATGAGTCAGCTCTTTTTTTGGCAAAAATGGAGATAAAAGGTTGTGAGTCATCTAGAAGATTATCTGATATTTAATTCTAATTGTGGGATAATCAAGCATTTTCACATCAACATTTCTGTAGATTTCTTTAAATCTGTTCATGTTACAATGCTGTGGAAGAATAAAAGTTGAAGTTATTGTAGGCTGGGAGGTACTACAAtacacagaaagagagagaaaatacaaatgaCTGTTACAATCCACCTTGGTGAAACCCTGAACTTCCTAGCTGCTGAAATTAGATCCCAGTTAACTATTCCAAAGTAGGAATTTAAGCAAAAATAGTAGTTTTCCTTAGTAGTAGTCCCAGCATGTGGGACTAGTAGACTAGTCCCAGCATGAGATTAAACTGAAGTATGATCTATCTCCATCATATTTCACGAAGTTTTCTATGAAGCCATCATCACATAAATTTTGAGGATCTCAACTGTGCATGGGTGTGACAAGTGGTTCACATATGTCTAGTCTTTAACcattcttttaaattcttctggCACAGGCTTACGGAATTCACAGATATTTAGTCTTACTAATGTGCATCTGCAAactaaaaatacacttttgGTTCAGATTTTATGCACTCACAGtctagtttttaaaattatctagTAAAAGGTCCagaatgtttgtttcttttgttctgttttccagagagTACAGGAGTAGATTCACCAGTGAAGAGACCCTTATGTTCTGCATGCGAGTAATGGTGGGAGTTATTATTCTATACGATCATGTTCATCCTGTGGGAGCTTTCTCAAAGACTTCAAAGATTGATGTAAGAGAGGCCTTTCTTTAATACTCTGTAGGTTTGAGAATACTAGTCTGCAGCTCTTTTTCAACACAAGCTTATGGCTtggtataaataattttaattacttttgaaTGGCAAAATTTAGAATTTGTCTTCACCTGTGCACTTTATTATGTCCgtttgtttgaaaataaagatgagcttttttttcttgtttattttgttctagacacagataataatttttctttgttagcTCTGCTTTCTTTACAACTGTATAGTTAGGCTAAAATAATTTAGTACTACACCTAGCCTGGAATTTGTTCCATggtcataatttttttaaaatcatgtaaTTTATAATTGATGGAATGCTCATTTTTCACAGTAGTTCTCTTGTAAATAATTAGATATTCAATGTTGTCTTTGCATGAGAAGTTCTGAAGTAGCAGAACTGAAATATTATTGTTGTAATGTTGATAATGATCCCTCAGTTTTATCTTTGGCATGGCCAGTCACAGagaaatcaattttatttttccatttgagaAACTGCAAGCACACATGGAAAGAGTTACCTTGTTTTTTCTACGTTTTTACAAACCTTAATCTCATGCACCACttctttcagcagaaataaGCTGTTGGTAACAAAAAAGATGCCAAGTATTTCCCTTTACAAGAGAGCctgcttcaaaagaaaagaaaaacacatatgTTATTGCCCTCCATGACACTGGGTCTTCATTAGCGTTTGGCATCTCTGGATACCAAAATTTTGCCACATCTCCTGTTAGACTCTGTACAGAGAGAAAGATTTGTCACAATGAGGTGAATAGATTTTCTCAAGGTCATGAAGCAGATAGAGCCCGGGACTTGAATGCACATTTCCTGACTGCTAGTTCTGTCTCTTGCCTACAGTGGCAACACAAATGAAATTCTGATAGGACCAAATACAGTGTGTACTTTGTCTCTAATATTTGTCCTAAAGCCCTGTAATCTTACAGGAGAGTTAACTAGATGTAATTTAGGAGGCAGGAGGTGTATGACTCAGTTctgaaaaaatgaatatataGTCCCAAATCTTGATTTACGTAATTAgtttagtgatttttttgtagttaaaaaaatctcctaaTGTTTGAGATGATGACTTTGTTTAACTGTAGTAGACAATTATTTTCTCCCAACTCTTCACTTTAATCATTCAAGCTACTTCAAGAGAATTTCAGGGACAGTGCAGTATATTACCCCTTCCTTATTCTTTCAAGACTTGAGGCTGTATTTTGAGCTATTAATTACAGTGTCCTAGCTTAGACtcctgtcttggtttggaagaCGGGTGTCTGCCAAGGAGATGAGAACCTCCCTTGGCGAGGAGAACATgaccccctccctctgaattactATGACTTTGAAATcaaggggctttcaggcaaagagatggaaaaaggaacaacagttctttactagtatgtatgTATATAACAAGACAAATGAACAACAATGGCAGCAACAACTaacaaaaagggggaaaaaacctacAGAAAAGCCAATGAAGTCCTCTCCCGCATTTTGAGCCCTTTCCCGTCGGTGCAGTTCCGGTCACAGCCAGCGGGGGCGCTTCtggctcccggccgggcaggCACGGTGCCTCCCCCCGCGtcggcagggggcgctgcggCCCGGGGAGCGCACAGGAATGGCGGCCGGGCCCCGATGGGGGGGAGGCTTCGCTTCACAAACCCTGGGGCAGCCGATCCTGGTGCTCCACCAGGACTCTTGGAAGCAGCAGGCTGGAACGGCAGGAATGAGCAAAAATCCTGGGCTGGTGGAGGAGTTGTACCAGAGTTGTACCAGAAACTCCTCAGCTGTAGCTGGAACCCTGGGGcgtcccagcaggcagggggtgcagggctACAGGGCAGCAGAAAAACCAGAGCAGTGGAAGAGGAACAGcggtgctgggcagcagctcgGCTCCAGGCGGGCTTGGGATCCTGGGCTATCCCCAGAGGCACCCCAGCAGATGGCAGAGGGTCCTGTGTTTGGTGAGGTGGGGTGTTAAGGTCCCTGTGCAATGGCTGCTCTTACAGGCAGAGCTCCACGCACAGTagaggaaaggcagcaggagattGAGCCCTGCAATGATGATGAATTCTCCCCACAGCAACTGCAGCCTGCTTGtatgcaaacacaaaaataaaagtcaaagTTAAAACATCTCTTC
This window harbors:
- the CYRIA gene encoding CYFIP-related Rac1 interactor A isoform X1 — protein: MGNLLKVLTCTELDQGPNFFLDFENAQPTDGEREVWNQISAVLQDSESMLADLQAYKGAGQEIRDAIQNPNDIQLQEKAWNSVCPLVVRLKRFYEFSLRLEKALQSLLESLTCPPYTPTQHLEREQALAKEFAEILHFTLRFDELKMRNPAIQNDFSYYRRTISRNRINNMHLDIENEVNNEMANRMSLFYAEATPMLKTLSNATTHFVSENKTLPIENTTDCLSTMASVCKVMLETPEYRSRFTSEETLMFCMRVMVGVIILYDHVHPVGAFSKTSKIDMKGCIKVLKEQPPDSVEGLLNALRFTTKHLNDESTSKQIRAMLQ
- the CYRIA gene encoding CYFIP-related Rac1 interactor A isoform X2, translated to MGNLLKVLTREIENYPHFFLDFENAQPTDGEREVWNQISAVLQDSESMLADLQAYKGAGQEIRDAIQNPNDIQLQEKAWNSVCPLVVRLKRFYEFSLRLEKALQSLLESLTCPPYTPTQHLEREQALAKEFAEILHFTLRFDELKMRNPAIQNDFSYYRRTISRNRINNMHLDIENEVNNEMANRMSLFYAEATPMLKTLSNATTHFVSENKTLPIENTTDCLSTMASVCKVMLETPEYRSRFTSEETLMFCMRVMVGVIILYDHVHPVGAFSKTSKIDMKGCIKVLKEQPPDSVEGLLNALRFTTKHLNDESTSKQIRAMLQ
- the CYRIA gene encoding CYFIP-related Rac1 interactor A isoform X4 is translated as MLADLQAYKGAGQEIRDAIQNPNDIQLQEKAWNSVCPLVVRLKRFYEFSLRLEKALQSLLESLTCPPYTPTQHLEREQALAKEFAEILHFTLRFDELKMRNPAIQNDFSYYRRTISRNRINNMHLDIENEVNNEMANRMSLFYAEATPMLKTLSNATTHFVSENKTLPIENTTDCLSTMASVCKVMLETPEYRSRFTSEETLMFCMRVMVGVIILYDHVHPVGAFSKTSKIDMKGCIKVLKEQPPDSVEGLLNALRFTTKHLNDESTSKQIRAMLQ
- the CYRIA gene encoding CYFIP-related Rac1 interactor A isoform X3 encodes the protein MGNLLKVLTCTELDQGPNFFLDFENAQPTDGEREVWNQISAVLQDSESMLADLQAYKGAGQEIRDAIQNPNDIQLQEKAWNSVCPLVVRLKRFYEFSLRLEKALQSLLESLTCPPYTPTQHLEREQALAKEFAEILHFTLRFDELKMRNPAIQNDFSYYRRTISRNRINNMHLDIENEVNNEMANRMSLFYAEATPMLKTLSNATTHFVSENKTLPIENTTDCLSTMASVCKVMLETPEYRSRFTSEETLMFCMRVMVGVIILYDHVHPVGAFSKTSKIDWHASVPR